A single window of Nocardioides kongjuensis DNA harbors:
- a CDS encoding FAD:protein FMN transferase: protein MNVHRRAFEVMGTVVSLALRGRYADGPEAEAAWAEVVASLRHVDAVFSTYRPDSVVNRWGRGELPLLDAPPELTEVLALADVAREASGGAFDIEAVRSPHGGGPDPSGVVKGWAVQRASLALERLAATDYCLSAGGDMVCRTRVPGAPAWRIGIEDPADPRRVVAVLPVANGAVATSGTARRGAHIHDPRTGTAPDGLRQVTVVASDLVAADVEATTAFVLGEQGVPWLLARGRTGVVVAADGTVATYGDEPVRSRWPSSPASWPEPSSPLASSA, encoded by the coding sequence GTGAACGTCCACCGCCGTGCCTTCGAGGTGATGGGCACCGTGGTCAGCCTGGCGCTGCGCGGCAGGTACGCCGACGGCCCCGAGGCCGAGGCCGCCTGGGCCGAGGTGGTGGCGAGCCTGCGCCACGTCGACGCGGTGTTCAGCACCTACCGCCCCGACTCGGTCGTCAACCGCTGGGGCCGCGGCGAGCTCCCCCTGCTCGACGCACCACCGGAGCTGACCGAGGTGCTCGCCCTCGCCGACGTCGCCCGGGAGGCGAGCGGCGGTGCCTTCGACATCGAGGCCGTGCGATCGCCGCACGGCGGCGGGCCGGACCCCTCCGGCGTCGTGAAGGGCTGGGCGGTGCAGCGCGCGAGCCTCGCCCTCGAGCGGCTCGCCGCGACCGACTACTGCCTCTCGGCCGGCGGCGACATGGTCTGCCGCACGCGCGTCCCCGGCGCCCCCGCCTGGCGGATCGGCATCGAGGACCCGGCCGACCCGCGCCGCGTCGTCGCCGTGCTGCCGGTCGCCAACGGCGCGGTCGCGACCTCGGGCACCGCGCGCCGCGGCGCCCACATCCACGACCCGCGCACCGGGACCGCGCCCGACGGGCTGCGCCAGGTCACCGTCGTCGCCTCCGACCTGGTCGCCGCCGACGTCGAGGCCACGACCGCGTTCGTGCTGGGGGAGCAGGGCGTGCCCTGGCTGCTCGCCCGCGGACGCACCGGGGTCGTGGTGGCCGCCGACGGTACGGTGGCGACGTACGGCGACGAGCCGGTCAGGAGCCGGTGGCCTTCTTCGCCGGCTTCCTGGCCGGAGCCTTCTTCGCCGCTGGCTTCGTCGGCGTGA
- a CDS encoding FMN-binding protein: MSGVRRIALWFAGTVSVVVLLFSHQTSTGSGASLAAGGSRVVTAGTGTGAGSTVTGDVARTRWGPVQVALTVEAGTITSVQVPQYPSGNGRDQEINGRALPVLVRETLAAQSASIDMVSGATVTSTGYLQSLQSALDRAGL, encoded by the coding sequence GTGAGCGGCGTGCGACGCATCGCGCTGTGGTTCGCGGGGACGGTGTCCGTCGTGGTCCTGCTCTTCAGCCACCAGACCTCGACCGGCTCCGGCGCCTCGCTTGCTGCCGGCGGATCGCGGGTCGTCACCGCGGGCACCGGCACCGGCGCGGGCAGCACCGTGACCGGCGACGTCGCCCGGACCCGCTGGGGCCCGGTCCAGGTCGCCCTCACCGTCGAGGCAGGGACGATCACCTCGGTCCAGGTGCCGCAGTACCCGAGCGGCAACGGCCGCGACCAGGAGATCAACGGCCGCGCGCTGCCGGTCCTGGTCCGGGAGACCCTGGCCGCGCAGAGTGCCTCGATCGACATGGTCAGCGGCGCCACCGTCACCAGCACGGGCTACCTGCAGTCGCTGCAGAGCGCGCTCGACAGGGCCGGGCTGTGA
- a CDS encoding ferredoxin reductase family protein gives MTTLAPRAALPVAARPAAAVRAEAVRTGAGLALAAGLVLPAFWWLRDGGLSAIAGLGTALTALGQLSGLAGSVLLLAQVLLMARLPVLERSFGQDKLAAQHRIVGFTSFSLVMVHVLTVTWGYAAGSLAATPATLWTLTWDYPGMLLAAAGTLCLVMVVVTSIRAARRRLRYESWHLLHLYAYLGVGLALPHQLWTGQQLTTSPARTVFWWTAWGVAAGAVLVWRVLLPLAVNLRHRLRVTAVVPEAPGVWSVHVAGRRLDLLRAEPGQFLLWRFLGAPGRSRAHPYSLSAAPDGRSLRITVAAAGDDSSHVAALRPGSRVLVEGPYGRLTPRAREARKVAFIGAGVGMAPLRALAEGMEYLPGEAVYVERFRTAPLFAAEVDRLARERGLRVLRLPGVRRTADSWLPALSRPVDDVSALRAWVPDIHERDVYVCGPPGWSQLVRASLVAAGVPDRHLHVEEFGW, from the coding sequence ATGACGACCCTGGCGCCGCGCGCCGCGCTGCCGGTCGCAGCACGCCCTGCCGCGGCCGTGCGTGCCGAGGCGGTCCGGACCGGTGCGGGCCTCGCCCTCGCGGCGGGTCTCGTCCTGCCTGCCTTCTGGTGGCTGCGGGACGGTGGCCTGAGCGCGATCGCCGGGCTCGGAACGGCCCTGACCGCGCTCGGCCAGCTCAGCGGCCTGGCCGGCTCGGTCCTGCTGCTCGCCCAGGTGCTGCTGATGGCCCGGCTGCCCGTGCTGGAGCGCTCGTTCGGGCAGGACAAGCTCGCGGCGCAGCACCGCATCGTCGGCTTCACCTCGTTCTCGCTGGTGATGGTCCACGTGCTCACCGTGACCTGGGGGTACGCCGCCGGATCGCTCGCCGCGACGCCCGCGACGCTGTGGACGCTGACCTGGGACTACCCGGGCATGCTGCTCGCCGCGGCGGGCACCCTGTGCCTGGTCATGGTGGTCGTGACCAGCATCCGGGCCGCCCGCCGCCGCCTGCGCTACGAGTCGTGGCACCTGCTGCACCTCTACGCCTACCTCGGCGTCGGCCTCGCCCTGCCCCACCAGCTGTGGACCGGGCAGCAGCTCACCACCTCACCCGCCCGCACCGTCTTCTGGTGGACGGCCTGGGGCGTGGCCGCCGGCGCGGTCCTGGTCTGGCGTGTGCTGCTCCCGCTCGCGGTCAACCTGCGCCACCGGCTCCGCGTGACCGCGGTGGTCCCCGAGGCGCCGGGCGTGTGGTCGGTCCACGTCGCCGGACGACGCCTCGACCTGCTGCGTGCCGAGCCCGGCCAGTTCCTGCTGTGGCGCTTCCTCGGCGCTCCCGGCCGGTCCCGCGCCCACCCCTACTCCCTGTCCGCCGCGCCCGACGGTCGCAGCCTGCGGATCACCGTCGCCGCGGCCGGCGACGACAGCAGCCACGTGGCCGCGCTGCGGCCCGGGAGCCGGGTCCTCGTCGAGGGTCCCTACGGCCGGCTCACGCCCCGGGCCCGCGAGGCCCGCAAGGTGGCCTTCATCGGTGCCGGCGTCGGCATGGCGCCGCTGCGCGCGCTCGCCGAGGGGATGGAGTACCTCCCCGGTGAGGCGGTGTACGTCGAGCGGTTCCGCACCGCGCCGCTGTTCGCGGCCGAGGTCGACCGGCTCGCCCGGGAGCGCGGGCTCCGGGTGCTCCGCCTGCCCGGCGTGCGTCGTACCGCCGACTCGTGGTTGCCCGCCCTGTCCCGCCCGGTCGACGACGTGTCCGCGCTGCGGGCCTGGGTGCCCGACATCCACGAGCGCGACGTCTACGTCTGCGGTCCGCCCGGATGGTCGCAGCTGGTCCGGGCGAGCCTGGTGGCCGCCGGGGTGCCCGACCGGCACCTGCACGTCGAGGAGTTCGGGTGGTGA
- the hemE gene encoding uroporphyrinogen decarboxylase, translating into MCVPRRRPETLDPVTVPLHDSALLKAARGEKVPHTPVWFMRQAGRSLPEYLKVREGIAMLDSCMNAELITEITLQPVRRYGVDAAIFFSDIVLPLKAVGVDLDIVPGVGPVVASPVRTLADVEAIADLTPEQVPYITRAVRDLVGELASVNGGTPLIGFAGAPFTVASYLVEGGPSKEHAKTKALMFGAPDVWDALMRKVADVSAVFLETQVAAGASAVQLFDSWAGALTPADYVRFVQPHSARVLERVGALGVPRIHFGVGTTNLLDLMGEAGADVVGVDWRTPLDRAIPLVGDRSVQGNLDPTLVFAPTEVMTERAAAVIEAGRAARGHIFNLGHGVIPSTDPDQLARLTEFVQSYPLD; encoded by the coding sequence ATGTGCGTCCCACGCCGTCGACCTGAGACGCTTGACCCCGTGACCGTCCCCCTCCACGACAGCGCACTCCTCAAGGCAGCCCGCGGCGAGAAGGTGCCGCACACCCCGGTCTGGTTCATGCGCCAGGCCGGCCGCTCGCTGCCGGAGTACCTGAAGGTGCGCGAGGGCATCGCCATGCTCGACTCGTGCATGAACGCCGAGCTGATCACCGAGATCACGCTCCAGCCCGTGCGGCGCTACGGCGTGGACGCGGCCATCTTCTTCTCCGACATCGTGCTGCCGCTCAAGGCCGTCGGTGTGGACCTCGACATCGTGCCCGGCGTCGGGCCCGTCGTCGCCTCGCCGGTGCGCACCCTCGCCGACGTCGAGGCGATCGCGGACCTCACGCCCGAGCAGGTCCCCTACATCACCCGGGCCGTGCGGGACCTGGTCGGTGAGCTGGCCTCCGTCAACGGCGGCACGCCGCTGATCGGGTTCGCCGGCGCGCCGTTCACCGTGGCGTCGTACCTCGTCGAGGGCGGGCCGTCCAAGGAGCACGCCAAGACGAAGGCGCTCATGTTCGGTGCCCCCGACGTGTGGGACGCGCTGATGCGCAAGGTCGCCGACGTCTCCGCGGTCTTCCTCGAGACCCAGGTGGCGGCGGGTGCCTCGGCGGTCCAGCTGTTCGACTCGTGGGCCGGTGCGCTGACGCCTGCCGACTACGTCCGGTTCGTGCAGCCCCACTCCGCCCGGGTGCTGGAGCGGGTCGGCGCGCTCGGCGTGCCCCGCATCCACTTCGGCGTCGGTACGACGAACCTGCTCGACCTGATGGGCGAGGCCGGTGCCGACGTGGTCGGTGTCGACTGGCGCACCCCGCTGGACCGGGCGATCCCGCTCGTCGGGGACCGCTCGGTGCAGGGCAACCTCGACCCGACGCTGGTGTTCGCGCCCACCGAGGTGATGACCGAGCGCGCTGCCGCGGTCATCGAGGCCGGCCGGGCCGCCCGCGGCCACATCTTCAACCTCGGCCACGGCGTGATCCCGAGCACGGACCCCGACCAGCTCGCACGGCTCACCGAGTTCGTGCAGTCCTACCCGCTGGACTGA
- a CDS encoding DUF3000 domain-containing protein, producing MVARQEMNQGSGAAGTPPEFTAAVAGLRAATFRPEVFCEEMPAPQRIAPYAAALSADVTVDDEEVATGRLVLLHDPAGNDAWEGTFRCVAYCRAEIDHDLATDPMLTDVGWTWLSDALEAHGAEHVAVSGTVTKVVTESYGSMADEPGSAQLEIRASWTPVDPSDMATHAEAWGELMCTAGGLEPVPDGIAVMPSRRGQRGG from the coding sequence ATGGTCGCCCGCCAGGAGATGAACCAGGGGTCCGGCGCGGCCGGCACTCCCCCCGAGTTCACCGCTGCCGTCGCGGGCCTGCGTGCGGCCACGTTCCGCCCGGAGGTGTTCTGCGAGGAGATGCCGGCGCCGCAGCGGATCGCGCCGTACGCCGCCGCGCTGTCCGCCGACGTCACCGTCGACGACGAGGAGGTCGCCACCGGACGACTCGTCCTGCTGCACGACCCGGCCGGCAACGACGCGTGGGAGGGCACCTTCCGCTGCGTGGCCTACTGCCGTGCCGAGATCGACCACGACCTCGCGACCGACCCGATGCTCACCGACGTCGGCTGGACCTGGTTGAGCGACGCCCTCGAGGCCCACGGCGCCGAGCACGTCGCCGTGTCCGGCACCGTGACCAAGGTGGTCACCGAGTCCTACGGCTCGATGGCCGACGAGCCGGGCAGCGCCCAGCTGGAGATCCGGGCGTCGTGGACGCCCGTCGACCCGAGCGACATGGCCACCCACGCCGAGGCGTGGGGCGAGCTGATGTGCACCGCCGGCGGTCTCGAGCCGGTACCCGACGGGATCGCGGTCATGCCGTCGCGGCGCGGCCAGCGGGGCGGCTGA
- a CDS encoding ribonuclease D, translated as MADEATPHETPDEAPGEDQQPVELLTLADGLPPVIDTPEALAAYCALVAAGTGPVAIDAERASGYRYSNRAYLIQVKRAGAGIGLIDPIPFGDLTPLADAIGDAEWILHAATQDLPCLAEVGLRPVALFDTELAGRLLNYPRVGLATLVETLLGRHLRKEHSAVDWSTRPLPEPWLEYAALDVEVLVELRDLLAAELEETGKADWARQEFEHVRGFEPAVRVDAWRRTSGLHKVRGRRTLGAVRALWEARDEIARERDVTPGRLIPDAAIVAAATAMPTTRGALLSTPGFHGRGAARHAREWLAALQSAANLPEDQLPSRVTHGDGPPAPRTWADKDPVAARRLELARAAVSALAEEHSVPLENLLTPDTLRRVMWSPPSTRDAVDLLEAVIDQLRALGARSWQIGLTAPALSRAILDAEGSSGSRAKRRRQGVADPDGASDAAPDGPPDGVSDGASDGGT; from the coding sequence ATGGCCGACGAGGCAACCCCCCACGAGACACCCGACGAGGCGCCCGGGGAGGACCAGCAGCCGGTCGAGCTGCTGACCCTCGCCGACGGCCTGCCGCCGGTGATCGACACCCCCGAGGCCCTCGCCGCCTACTGCGCGCTGGTCGCGGCGGGCACCGGTCCCGTGGCGATCGACGCCGAGCGCGCGTCCGGCTACCGCTACTCCAACCGCGCCTACCTGATCCAGGTCAAGCGGGCCGGAGCGGGCATCGGGCTGATCGACCCGATCCCGTTCGGCGACCTGACGCCGCTCGCCGACGCCATCGGCGACGCCGAGTGGATCCTGCACGCCGCCACCCAGGACCTGCCCTGCCTGGCCGAGGTCGGGCTGCGCCCGGTCGCGCTCTTCGACACCGAGCTGGCCGGCCGGCTGCTCAACTACCCGCGCGTCGGGCTCGCCACCCTGGTCGAGACCCTGCTCGGCCGGCACCTGCGCAAGGAGCACTCCGCCGTCGACTGGTCGACCCGGCCGCTGCCCGAGCCCTGGCTGGAGTACGCCGCCCTCGACGTCGAGGTCCTCGTCGAGCTGCGCGACCTGCTGGCCGCCGAGCTCGAGGAGACCGGCAAGGCCGACTGGGCGCGGCAGGAGTTCGAGCACGTCCGTGGCTTCGAGCCCGCGGTCCGCGTCGACGCCTGGCGGCGTACCTCGGGGCTGCACAAGGTCCGCGGCCGTCGTACGCTCGGCGCGGTGCGCGCCCTGTGGGAGGCCCGCGACGAGATCGCCCGCGAGCGCGACGTGACGCCGGGCCGGCTGATTCCCGACGCCGCCATCGTGGCGGCGGCGACCGCGATGCCGACGACACGAGGCGCGCTGCTCAGCACCCCGGGCTTCCACGGCCGCGGCGCGGCCCGGCACGCCCGGGAGTGGCTGGCCGCGCTGCAGTCGGCCGCGAACCTGCCCGAGGACCAGCTGCCCTCACGGGTCACCCACGGCGACGGCCCGCCGGCACCGCGCACCTGGGCCGACAAGGACCCGGTCGCGGCCCGCCGCCTCGAGCTGGCCCGGGCGGCAGTCTCCGCGCTGGCCGAGGAGCACTCCGTCCCGCTCGAGAACCTGCTGACCCCCGACACGCTGCGCCGGGTGATGTGGTCACCGCCGAGCACCCGCGACGCGGTCGACCTGCTGGAGGCGGTCATCGACCAGCTCCGGGCGCTGGGCGCGCGCAGCTGGCAGATCGGCCTGACGGCACCGGCCCTCAGCCGCGCGATCCTCGACGCGGAGGGGTCGTCGGGGAGCCGGGCGAAGCGGAGGCGTCAGGGAGTGGCGGACCCCGACGGGGCATCGGACGCGGCGCCGGACGGCCCGCCCGACGGCGTCTCCGACGGGGCCTCCGACGGCGGCACGTAG
- a CDS encoding extracellular solute-binding protein, whose translation MGRFTWRTGAVVVGVALVVLVGMIALASGTEQKQRPHQPRPTAETMTELQLAVWGTAPEIAAYQTVVDDYNASSKDTNVSIVSWPDADAMLDAIRSGGAKPDLYLLPRGDLAQTVAEKRNVPLLDLVNEREIPIGDDWARDAVSAFSVDDDLQCMPYAASPMVIYYNTDLVDFAAMEAEGLPVPREDHASWNLAEFRAAAEFGSRPRRNTRGIYIEPTLRGLAPFIYSGGGKVFNDDDRPTSLALGDDGSTDALRRTLEVLRDPRLTLSTKQLEQRPAVDWFKRGKLAMIAGFRGLTPQLRGVEGLNFDVMPMPSLGSAQTVADLNGICLTPARPERNEAAANVLSYLVSDEALARVAETGYVQPAKLTVAFSDDFLQPGLAPEHAALFNSVMRSIVLPPLLTQGRELRQLVDPDIQTLLTTPDIADLQEALKAIDEKSRSLLDPDYVPPSEAPSETPSGGPSGAASDAPSGSATP comes from the coding sequence GTGGGTCGGTTCACGTGGCGTACGGGTGCAGTCGTGGTCGGGGTCGCTCTGGTGGTCCTCGTGGGCATGATCGCCCTCGCGAGCGGCACCGAGCAGAAGCAGCGGCCCCACCAGCCGCGGCCGACGGCCGAGACCATGACCGAGCTGCAGCTCGCGGTGTGGGGCACGGCGCCCGAGATCGCGGCCTACCAGACGGTCGTCGACGACTACAACGCCAGCAGCAAGGACACCAACGTGTCCATCGTGTCCTGGCCCGACGCCGACGCGATGCTCGACGCGATCCGCAGCGGTGGCGCCAAGCCGGACCTCTACCTGCTCCCGCGCGGCGACCTCGCGCAGACCGTGGCCGAGAAGCGCAACGTGCCGCTCCTCGACCTGGTCAACGAGCGCGAGATCCCGATCGGCGACGACTGGGCCCGCGACGCGGTCTCGGCGTTCTCGGTCGACGACGACCTGCAGTGCATGCCGTACGCCGCCTCGCCGATGGTCATCTACTACAACACCGACCTCGTCGACTTCGCCGCGATGGAGGCCGAGGGCCTGCCGGTGCCGCGTGAGGACCACGCCAGCTGGAACCTCGCGGAGTTCCGCGCCGCCGCCGAGTTCGGCAGCCGGCCGCGACGCAACACCCGCGGCATCTACATCGAGCCGACGCTGCGCGGGCTCGCCCCGTTCATCTACTCCGGCGGCGGCAAGGTCTTCAACGACGACGACAGGCCGACCAGCCTCGCGCTCGGCGACGACGGCTCGACCGACGCGCTGCGTCGCACCCTCGAGGTGCTGCGCGACCCGCGGCTGACGTTGAGCACCAAGCAGCTCGAGCAGCGCCCGGCCGTCGACTGGTTCAAGCGCGGCAAGCTCGCCATGATCGCCGGCTTCCGTGGCCTGACCCCGCAGCTGCGCGGCGTCGAGGGCCTCAACTTCGACGTGATGCCGATGCCGTCGCTCGGCTCGGCCCAGACGGTCGCCGACCTCAACGGGATCTGCCTCACGCCGGCTCGCCCGGAGCGCAACGAGGCCGCGGCCAACGTGCTCAGCTACCTCGTCAGCGACGAGGCGCTCGCCCGGGTCGCCGAGACCGGCTACGTGCAGCCCGCCAAGCTGACCGTCGCGTTCTCCGACGACTTCCTCCAGCCGGGACTCGCGCCCGAGCACGCCGCGCTGTTCAACTCGGTGATGCGCTCGATCGTGCTGCCGCCGCTGCTGACGCAGGGACGCGAGCTGCGCCAGCTGGTCGACCCCGACATCCAGACGCTGCTGACGACGCCGGACATCGCCGACCTGCAGGAGGCGCTGAAGGCCATCGACGAGAAGTCGCGCAGCCTCCTCGACCCGGACTACGTGCCGCCGTCGGAGGCCCCGTCGGAGACGCCGTCGGGCGGGCCGTCCGGCGCCGCGTCCGATGCCCCGTCGGGGTCCGCCACTCCCTGA